From Clostridia bacterium, one genomic window encodes:
- a CDS encoding M28 family peptidase, producing MKVFKPIYYSSLALLIILFLIFTAVDFCGVNAKGNIDTNEALSHVRKILNEAPTRDIYLDTDNHEKAVNYIANTALKNDLELQELSTYTVTDNDKINNTGTVNGSVFSVIETTLKSKDINNWYSEVGISDKYVATAEVNLTNIAVYIPAKDEIGKSVSELTSDTVMYITHYDSKYYSPSANNLAIVGAMIESIRELSDISGNKNSFLFVFADGGEYNALGAYAFREKFIGFNNVYSRVKAAYALDSLGSSGALALLNSTENASKLVSKWAMVNKKAFASSVLDVASKKYDRVFDYNIFKDIPALNFANIGSAETENMVTDNLDNLNSKLLSQTGALIVRTANSLANYDLKKLPSSGSVNFSFLGGVINYSNIASYVLASILLVLAGVVVVFNAKKKSFSMFDALKGALVQLITLAVVFVVNLAIYYAVGGLLAAMGFVNIHALSTYMRSNIGLIIAFSFISVAISIASYSLLKKIFRTRAADTVRGNILIWTLLSIILGYAVPKIAYIFMFVALLELIVVLVMIFTKDRFKQRFKMDIERILLFIVPLILTIPVTFGASLTLYTILGLNMYPVIMLFTVSTHGFITPYFNYLVPALDSLAKKLPMRTVRIQRVVTEKIEHKAKKGKFEERTIKKVFKEKRPREYKNSFGISVIALIGVIMLFIFSMVGQSYGKNYTSVQADNYSSKTCIVYYKSLSGSFWLIEDLDMYRYISYDLDGYEWDPVLRVYKKAVSNVSKGSRSSDLTRGEELAKLQNITTTTDGNSKTFTVSYTNIQSNSKFHYDLELTNAKNISKVTIKTKDNSGIVVTQEIDVNTSKSTLVINNLKGESTITVTGKNSVYNGTVSINAQVSSYQNSNLETGDFYGFEEWEDIKKVAEDKNIFVYVVLRIQSSQSI from the coding sequence ATGAAGGTCTTTAAGCCGATATATTATTCTTCATTGGCATTATTGATTATATTGTTTTTGATATTTACCGCTGTTGATTTTTGCGGCGTTAATGCCAAAGGTAATATAGATACTAATGAAGCATTAAGTCATGTAAGAAAAATTTTAAATGAAGCTCCTACAAGAGATATATATCTGGATACAGATAACCATGAAAAAGCGGTTAATTATATAGCTAATACTGCATTAAAAAATGATCTTGAACTTCAAGAACTCAGCACTTATACAGTAACTGATAATGATAAAATTAATAATACAGGAACTGTAAATGGATCTGTTTTTAGTGTAATAGAAACCACGCTAAAAAGCAAAGATATCAATAATTGGTATTCTGAAGTTGGTATTTCGGACAAGTATGTTGCGACCGCTGAAGTTAATCTAACCAATATCGCCGTTTATATTCCAGCAAAAGACGAAATCGGCAAAAGTGTATCCGAACTTACTTCAGACACCGTAATGTATATAACTCATTATGATTCAAAATATTATTCACCTTCTGCTAATAATCTTGCCATTGTCGGCGCTATGATAGAATCGATAAGAGAACTTAGCGATATATCCGGCAATAAAAACTCATTTTTATTTGTTTTTGCTGACGGCGGTGAATATAATGCCTTGGGTGCTTATGCTTTTAGAGAAAAATTCATTGGCTTTAACAATGTTTATTCCAGAGTAAAAGCAGCATATGCATTGGATTCTTTAGGTTCTAGCGGAGCTTTGGCTCTGTTAAATTCTACCGAAAACGCATCCAAGCTTGTTTCAAAATGGGCAATGGTAAACAAAAAAGCCTTTGCATCATCTGTTTTGGATGTAGCATCAAAAAAATATGACAGAGTATTTGATTATAATATCTTTAAAGATATCCCTGCCCTTAACTTTGCCAATATAGGTTCTGCTGAAACCGAAAATATGGTAACAGACAATCTTGACAATCTTAACAGCAAGTTGTTATCTCAGACAGGTGCTTTGATAGTACGTACTGCTAACAGTCTTGCTAATTATGATTTGAAAAAGTTACCTAGCTCAGGTTCAGTTAACTTCTCATTTTTGGGCGGCGTAATTAATTATAGTAATATAGCAAGTTATGTTCTTGCTTCTATATTGCTGGTATTGGCTGGCGTCGTAGTTGTATTTAACGCCAAAAAGAAATCCTTCTCGATGTTTGATGCATTAAAAGGCGCTCTTGTTCAATTAATAACCTTGGCAGTAGTGTTTGTTGTTAACCTAGCAATTTATTACGCTGTTGGGGGATTGTTGGCTGCGATGGGCTTTGTTAACATCCACGCATTGTCAACTTATATGCGCTCAAATATCGGATTGATAATCGCATTCTCATTTATAAGCGTAGCAATATCAATCGCTAGCTATTCATTGTTAAAAAAGATATTTAGAACTCGTGCGGCTGATACGGTAAGAGGCAATATCTTGATTTGGACATTGTTAAGCATAATTTTAGGATATGCAGTACCTAAGATTGCTTATATATTTATGTTTGTTGCATTGCTTGAATTGATTGTCGTACTTGTAATGATATTTACAAAAGACAGATTTAAACAAAGATTCAAAATGGACATTGAAAGAATTTTATTGTTCATTGTTCCTTTGATTTTGACCATTCCTGTAACATTTGGTGCAAGCTTGACCTTATATACAATATTAGGTCTTAACATGTATCCTGTCATTATGTTATTTACCGTTTCAACACACGGCTTTATAACACCATACTTTAACTATCTTGTGCCTGCACTTGATTCTTTGGCTAAAAAATTGCCTATGCGTACAGTAAGAATTCAAAGAGTTGTTACTGAAAAGATAGAGCACAAAGCTAAGAAAGGCAAATTTGAAGAACGCACCATAAAGAAAGTATTTAAAGAAAAACGTCCTAGAGAATATAAAAATTCTTTTGGAATAAGCGTAATAGCATTAATTGGTGTCATTATGCTGTTTATATTCTCTATGGTTGGACAAAGCTATGGCAAAAACTATACAAGTGTTCAGGCTGATAATTATTCTTCAAAAACTTGTATAGTTTATTACAAGAGTTTATCAGGAAGTTTTTGGTTAATTGAAGATCTTGATATGTATCGTTATATTAGCTACGATCTAGACGGCTATGAATGGGATCCTGTTTTGCGTGTATATAAGAAGGCTGTAAGCAATGTATCTAAAGGTTCACGTTCTTCTGACTTAACTCGAGGCGAAGAATTGGCAAAATTACAAAACATTACGACAACTACTGATGGCAATTCAAAGACCTTTACAGTAAGTTATACTAATATTCAAAGCAATTCAAAATTCCATTACGATTTAGAATTGACCAATGCTAAAAATATTAGCAAGGTTACAATAAAGACCAAAGACAATTCTGGTATAGTTGTTACTCAAGAAATTGATGTCAATACATCAAAGTCAACTTTGGTAATCAATAATTTAAAAGGCGAGAGCACGATAACTGTTACAGGTAAAAATTCTGTTTATAATGGCACTGTATCAATAAATGCTCAAGTTAGCTCATATCAAAACAGCAATCTTGAGACTGGTGATTTTTATGGCTTTGAAGAATGGGAAGATATTAAGAAAGTTGCTGAAGATAAGAATATTTTTGTTTATGT